agaccagactgcacaccctgctcccagtctggaggaatcagaccagactgcacaccctgctcccagtctggaggaatcagaccagactgcacaccctgctcccagtctggaggaatcagaccagactgcacaccctgctcccagtctggaggaatcagaccagactgcacaccctgctcccagtctggaggaatcagaccagactgcacaccctgctcccagtctggaggaatcagaccagactgcacaccctgctcccagtctggaggaatcagaccagactgcacaccctgctcccagtctggaggaatcagaccagactgcacaccctgctcccagtctggaggaATCAGACCAGACTGCACATTTTTGAACTGGTGGCAGTGCAAAGTTGAAGAGGCTAGCAAATATCAAATAACAGTgaatacacagaactgcaaaaaagaaaagtggCGAAATGAGTAACTAGCAGAGCAATATCCCGAAACAATGTCATGAACGCGCGAAGCCGTTTTAAGGGAGAAACAGGCTTTTCAAATGAACCGAAGCCTTTTGTGCAGAAAGAATACATCGCCATGATAataatgcaaaacctaaagggttaaaagacaataataaaaatgatattgttttaaaatgatcaatttataaccagaacatttatttaagaaaattgtatttcagtgttcagattattttttacatctgacaaggaatacatgttaaaattaaaaggtaaacatATTCCtgttacttttctttaaaaaagtgcaatctatgtttatttttagtgTGCTGTTATCTTAATTCTTTTTACCGTTACACCACACTAAACTGCCATTTCAAACCCACCAAACCAGCGCGTAGGCAAACTGCGGAACCAAGCCCGCCAGCACAAAGAAATGATCCACTTTCATGATAGCTGTAACCTTGAGGTTCTGAAGGAAACAAAACCAAAGTGAATTAATATGTTTGCCTCATAATTTCAAAGAGTCATCAATATAAAAGCCATGAAGGTGCTGCCCAGCAAGGTATTTGTTTTTTACCTGTTGCAGCAGCACTATGGAGTGTGCTGCACCCCTGGTTGAAGCAGTAAGTTGCATGTAAAGCTTTACTAGAAGCACTGCTGTTAGTATAGCTACAGGCATGCAGTATACTATATGTTAATatgtacagctgaccctgtctctcactgtATTGCAGCGCTGTTTCTTTGGGAGGGCAAGAAGATGAAAAGAATAGTCAGGTAGTTAATGCTGTCTTCGTTTACTATAGGATCTTGGTCAGCTGAGTGAGACAGCAACATAATATGCAGTCTTAGTTAAATCTGGCATCATGGCTGGCTGAGAGTGGCTTCATGATTTATAATTCTAAGTGTACAAAACAATCTCCAGATGGTCTAAGAACTGCAGCAATCCTGCAGACAAAGTTGTAAAGATAAGGTTCCCTGGCCACACCTTGTGCTGCTCTTGTAAAACGTGCTTTGAGAATGGAATGCAAAGCTGCTTGGATTCTCTGTTTGTGCTATCAAAGTTCTGCATTGTcatcaaatacaaacacaaatcaacacTTGGGAGACATCCAGCACAGTGAAAGACTTGCTTCTTCATTTCCGAGTACTGAACTTCTTTGCAGATGTAATAACCCCAGACTTCAGGGAAACTGCTTTTTTAAGCTTCACTGACCTGACTCCCTCACAAACTGTGCAGCCAGGTGGGCAGGCTGATTGGACACGAAGAAGGTGTGTTACTTGGAAGAAGAGGCGTCTGTCTCAGTCATCAGCCAATCAGATCAAACGGGAGTCTAGAAATTGGGAGTTATTGCAACAGGAAAGCCAGTCCCTCCTGCTGTGAATCGGATTGTCCTGTCTACACTAACAGCAGCAGATCTGTCCTGTCTACAGTGCAGCAGCAGGTCTGTCCTGTCTACACCAACAGCAGCAGGTCTGTCCTGTCTACAGTGCAGCAGCAGGTCTGTCCTGTCTACAGTGCAGCAGCAGTAGGTCTGTCCTGTCTACAGTGCAGCAGCAGTAGGTCTGTCCTGTCTACAGTGCAGCAGCAGTAGGTCTGTCCTGTCTACACCAACAGCAGCAGGTCTGTCCTGTCTACAGCGCAGCAGCAGGGCTCGTGAGGGGATGTCAGCACTGCGCTCCACAGGTAAGAGGTGGGATGGTTTACTAGTTGTTGCGATGCTTCTCCTTGGTGTACCTCAGTTACAATTCCAAGCTGTACGCTTTCtggttttgtattaaataaaaatcttATTTAGGTCTCTTCTTCCAAGTTTGAAACGCATGTCTTTAAAACTCTTTTCAAAGGGGGTCTAAAATGTGTTGCTTTCACTTTGAATGACTTTTCAAGAATTATTTTTATAAGCGAATGCAAAAACGTCAATTGATTGCGATTTAAATCCATCTGATTTACTTGCTCGTGTTATTATGGTCTGCTGACATAGTCCAGACTATTTAGCAAGAGCACAAGCAATTTGCATAATCAATTTTGTACAGATTTCAGCACTTTGCAGTACAGAGCTTAGCGTAATGTTTTAGCAGGGTTGTAACTGTTACTGATAGACCAGAAAGCCACCAGAAAAGCAGATCATGCTGCCTTCAAGATCATGCTGTGTGGCACACTGGTAACATCTTGGACCAACAATATGAATAGAGTATTTCCAATAGGTACAGTCTCCTCATTCATCTCAAACTCTTCTGATTCTATAGGGTCACTTTCCAGGAGGAATACTTCAATGGTATGAAACTAGCAAGAGTCAGGTTAGTTAGAGTAAAGCCATTGTTTATTGTTCTGAGGAGCTGCTTTCTACCACAAAAAGGGTTTTATTTGGGtagaaaaacattaacaaaaaaataaagaaaaaaagctaCTTACTTTACTGACAGTGAATTATTTCCAATCCCTTATGGCTTCATTCTGCATTTCACTGGATTTCAAATCTTTCTTTTAGGAAGCAGGACTAGCCTATAAACTGGGAGACACCTTGAGTTATCCATCAGCTGAGACCCTCTAGAACTAATAAGACCCCGTGTGATGTCCACTTAACCCACACCTGAAGACACGTAGCAGATCCCAGACAGACGCTGAGGCTGCAGGTGAGAAACCACAAGAGGGCAGACATCCAGGAGACTCCAAGAAGGTGCTTATCAAGGTCCATCATAACGGGGCGAGGGCAGACGACGCGTGGAGAGCTTCTAGAGAAGCATGTCTGTGGTGAATGACACCAGGCTGGAGTCCCTGCTGGCCTCACTGCTCCAGGAGTACCTGAACAGGACAGCATCGGAGGTCACAGCGAATCCACAGGACGAGAGCATGGGGACCGTGTACATCCTGCTCATGATGGGCTTATTCGGCTTCTTCACCTTCATCATCATGCTCAGGTACATCCG
The Polyodon spathula isolate WHYD16114869_AA chromosome 9, ASM1765450v1, whole genome shotgun sequence genome window above contains:
- the LOC121320996 gene encoding potassium voltage-gated channel subfamily E member 1-like, translated to MSVVNDTRLESLLASLLQEYLNRTASEVTANPQDESMGTVYILLMMGLFGFFTFIIMLRYIRSKKLEHSHDPFNLYIANNWTAGNSALTHINTSISNTSNSGWVISNHMVTGGASRHIPG